A single genomic interval of Spinacia oleracea cultivar Varoflay chromosome 6, BTI_SOV_V1, whole genome shotgun sequence harbors:
- the LOC110800228 gene encoding phosphoglycerate mutase-like protein 1 translates to MISFSLLCFHLSPKISYKYFLCNSQQITNCNNHFNSFTLQKIKSNPSSLCFVSLSSDMDTSAGQGLYPLHHCKTIHLVRHAQGFHNVAGDKDVEAYLSYDYLDASLTSRGWEQVDHLRKHVQGSGLSKKIDLVITSPLTRTIQTAVGVFGGGAYTDGVDVTPLMVADAGNSGRPGISSFGCPPFLAVELCREHLGVHPCDKRRSKTEYETLFPAIDFSLIENDEDVLWKEDLRETDEELAKRGMKFLNWLWTRSEKEIAIVSHSGFLFHTLSAFGKDCHQVVKDEICTHFANCELRSMVFVDKCMASADSPMTNFPGKIPNGLDLPSDVAADKLA, encoded by the exons atgatttctttctctctcctctgttttCATCTTTCTCCAAAGATTTCATATAAATACTTTTTGTGTAATTCCCAGCAAATAACTAATTGTAATAATCATTTCAATTCTTTCACTCTCCAGAAAATTAAATCCAATCCCTCTTCCCTCTGTTTCGTTTCTCTCTCTTCAG ACATGGATACTTCAGCCGGTCAAGGACTCTACCCATTGCACCACTGCAAAACTATTCATTTG GTAAGACACGCGCAAGGATTTCACAATGTTGCGGGAGACAAAGATGTTGAAGCATACTTATCCTATGACTATCTTGACGCAAGTCTAACTTCTCGTGGTTGGGAGCAG GTTGATCATTTGCGGAAGCATGTCCAAGGAAGTGGACTATCCAAGAAAATTGACTTAGTAATCACATCTCCTTTGACAAG GACCATCCAAACTGCAGTTGGAGTTTTCGGAGGGGGTGCTTATACTGATGGTGTTGATGTTACGCCCCTCATGGTAGCAGATGCAGGGAACAGTGGTCGCCCTGGCATTTCTAGCTTTGGCTGCCCTCCATTTCTAGCAGTTGAACTTTGTCGAGAACACTTG GGTGTCCATCCATGCGACAAAAGGAGGAGTAAGACAGAGTATGAAACACTGTTTCCTGCAATTGATTTCTCGCTG ATTGAAAACGACGAGGACGTATTGTGGAAAGAGGATTTAAGAGAGACGGATGAAGAACTCGCCAAAAGAGGAATGAAATTCCTGAATTG GCTATGGACCCGGAGTGAGAAGGAGATTGCTATTGTTAGCCACAGTGGTTTTCTGTTTCATACACTCAGTGCTTTTGGAAAAGATTGTCATCAGGTGGTGAAAGATGAAATATGTACACA CTTTGCTAACTGTGAACTGCGTTCAATGGTTTTTGTGGACAAATG TATGGCGTCTGCTGATTCTCCAATGACAAACTTCCCTGGAAAAATTCCAAATGGACTTGATCTTCCAAGTGATGTTGCAGCTGACAAACTCGCATAG